The genomic interval CTGCTCATGTTCCGGATTCGACATTGCCTTCTTCAGCGTTTCGGCGGCCATCATACCCGACAACATGCCCTGGTAAATACCTTCAGCTGTCGCCGGATGCGTCATTCTGCCTGCCTCGCCGGCGATCAGGCGCCCGGGAGACTGCAATTGACCGACGCGATAGGAATACGAGACGGGGTAACCTTTCCACTGTCCAATCTGTACGGCCCCGGCAAGACGGGTCCGATAATGCTTATCCAGAAAATGCTGAAACAGGGCGCGGCCGTTTTTGCTGTGCTGCGGATCGTCATAGCAGATGCCGATATTGACCCTGCTTTTGCTTTCCGGAAAGAGCCAGCCGTAGCAAGGCGTCAGCATTTTATCGAAAACCATCTCGACGTGCTGCGGTTCGAACGGCACATCATCCCACCAGCCCATAATCGTCTGCATCATCCGCCTGGGTCCGGTGTTGACAACGAATTTGGAATGCGCGCCATTGGCGACGACAGTGAACCTGGCGCGAACGCTCCTGCCGTCGAGCGAATTGAAGCCGGCGACTCGGCTTCCCTCATAGAGGAGTTCATTCGCCGCAAAATCAGGAATGAAACGCGCGCCGTGCGATTGAGCATGTTGGACCAGAGCGTGGTCGAGTGTCCGGCGGGAGCAGATCAAAGCGGCGGTTTCCTCTCCGCCGGATAAGGACAATTCGCGGCCTCCGGGAGTAACCAGACGGAGGCCGCTGACCTTGTACGACTGCGGAAGGATCGTATCCAGAACTTCCAGCTGCTTCAGAACCTGAATGCCTTTTGGCGAAATGCCGCTGCCGCAGGTTTTGTGGCGGGGAAAAGTCGAGCGATCGGTCAGGACAACGTCATGGATCCCGAGTTGCATTAAACGGATGGCGGCGGCGCTTCCTGCCGGGCCCGCCCCGATAATCACTACTTCAGCGCGGATTGGTTGTTGGGTACTCAACCTGCAGGATTTTCCGGGGCGGTACTTTCCACCGGCTTTTCTTCCAGGTATGGCTCGACCTTCCCTCGCAGCTTCATCGTCAGCGGCCGGCCGTGCCGGTCGCGGCCGCGGCCGGCGCTGACGCGGATCCAGCCTTCGCTGACGCAATATTCCTCGACGGTCGTCTTCTCGGTTCCATTAAATCGGATGCCGACTCCGCGCGTGATCAGTTCCTCGTTGTAATAAGGACTCTTGGGATCTATGGACAGGCGGTCGGGTAAGGTTTCGTTCATACGTGAAGTTTAGTTTAAACCAGACGCACCCTACCTCGCTCCCAGCTTCCTCAGCAGCGCGATCGTGCCCGGCCGCGGTACGGCGGCTGCGCCCGCCCGGCCGGGGCCCCCTTTGCCGGAGGCCATGTCGAGCGGCGTGCGTCCTTGCCGGTCCTTCGCCTCGAGGTTTGCGCCATTCATGACCAG from Terriglobia bacterium carries:
- a CDS encoding NAD(P)/FAD-dependent oxidoreductase, with the protein product MIIGAGPAGSAAAIRLMQLGIHDVVLTDRSTFPRHKTCGSGISPKGIQVLKQLEVLDTILPQSYKVSGLRLVTPGGRELSLSGGEETAALICSRRTLDHALVQHAQSHGARFIPDFAANELLYEGSRVAGFNSLDGRSVRARFTVVANGAHSKFVVNTGPRRMMQTIMGWWDDVPFEPQHVEMVFDKMLTPCYGWLFPESKSRVNIGICYDDPQHSKNGRALFQHFLDKHYRTRLAGAVQIGQWKGYPVSYSYRVGQLQSPGRLIAGEAGRMTHPATAEGIYQGMLSGMMAAETLKKAMSNPEHEQQAWSEYEERCRQAFGTSFWCAKLWRGAVRAKLLDAAVDLCRRPAANRAFNRLMSQM
- a CDS encoding DUF3297 family protein, producing MNETLPDRLSIDPKSPYYNEELITRGVGIRFNGTEKTTVEEYCVSEGWIRVSAGRGRDRHGRPLTMKLRGKVEPYLEEKPVESTAPENPAG